From the genome of Helicobacter pylori, one region includes:
- a CDS encoding amino acid ABC transporter ATP-binding protein has translation MSVILETKGLKKTYQNHLVLDGINFTLNKGEVAVILGPSGCGKSTFLKCLNGLEKIDEGEILFENTNLNTKATNWNKMRQKIGMVFQNYELFPHLNVLDNILLAPLKVQKRSKDEALSQAIELLKRVGLERKQQAYPKELSGGQKQRVAIVRSLCMRPKIMLFDEVTASLDPEMVKEVLEVILELATTGMSMVIVTHEMKFAQKIAHKIVFFDSGKIAEENSAKEFFNNPKSQRAQKFLETFHFLGNC, from the coding sequence ATGAGCGTGATTTTAGAAACCAAAGGGTTAAAAAAAACCTATCAAAACCATTTGGTTTTAGACGGCATCAATTTCACTTTAAATAAGGGTGAAGTGGCAGTGATTTTAGGGCCTAGCGGGTGCGGGAAAAGCACTTTTTTAAAATGCCTAAACGGGCTTGAAAAGATTGATGAAGGTGAAATTCTTTTTGAAAACACTAACCTTAACACCAAGGCCACTAATTGGAATAAAATGCGCCAAAAAATAGGCATGGTGTTTCAAAATTATGAATTGTTCCCGCATTTAAATGTGCTAGATAATATCTTACTTGCTCCTTTAAAAGTGCAAAAACGATCCAAAGATGAGGCCCTTTCTCAAGCCATAGAGCTTTTAAAACGAGTGGGTTTGGAGCGCAAACAACAAGCTTACCCTAAAGAATTGAGCGGCGGGCAAAAACAGCGAGTAGCCATCGTGCGTTCTTTGTGCATGCGGCCAAAAATCATGCTTTTTGATGAAGTGACCGCCTCTTTAGACCCTGAAATGGTTAAAGAAGTTTTAGAAGTGATTTTAGAATTAGCCACAACGGGCATGAGCATGGTGATTGTAACGCATGAAATGAAATTCGCGCAAAAAATCGCTCATAAAATCGTGTTTTTTGATAGCGGTAAGATCGCTGAAGAAAACAGTGCTAAAGAATTTTTTAATAACCCAAAATCTCAAAGAGCGCAAAAATTTTTAGAAACTTTTCATTTTTTAGGGAATTGTTAA
- a CDS encoding amino acid ABC transporter permease produces MALDWDFMFRSIPAFFKGLELTLYISFFGILLSLLVGFLCTLILYFKTRFISPIVYIYSEIARNTPLLIQLFFLYYGLNEIGLSALECAILALGFLGGGYMSQSFLLGFKSLASIQKESALSLGFSPLKMVYYIILPQSLSVSMPSIGANVIFLLKETSVVGAIALTDIMFVAKDFIGIYYKTTESLLMLSITYLIALLPLSVLFVILERFFKKKVA; encoded by the coding sequence ATGGCATTAGATTGGGATTTTATGTTTCGCTCCATCCCTGCGTTTTTTAAGGGGTTAGAACTCACGCTTTATATTTCTTTCTTTGGGATTTTGCTCTCTCTTTTGGTGGGGTTTTTGTGCACGCTCATTTTGTATTTTAAAACGCGCTTTATCTCCCCTATCGTCTATATCTATAGCGAAATCGCCAGGAACACGCCCCTACTCATCCAGCTTTTCTTTTTGTATTACGGGTTGAATGAAATCGGTTTGAGCGCTTTAGAGTGTGCGATTTTAGCGTTAGGGTTTTTAGGTGGGGGGTATATGAGTCAAAGTTTTTTGCTTGGGTTTAAAAGCTTAGCTTCCATTCAAAAAGAAAGCGCTTTGAGTTTAGGGTTTAGCCCTTTGAAAATGGTGTATTACATCATTCTGCCTCAAAGTTTAAGCGTTTCTATGCCTTCTATAGGGGCGAATGTGATTTTTTTACTCAAAGAAACTTCTGTGGTGGGCGCGATAGCCCTAACCGATATTATGTTTGTGGCGAAAGATTTTATTGGCATTTATTATAAAACGACTGAAAGCCTTTTGATGTTAAGCATCACTTACTTGATCGCTTTGCTCCCTTTAAGCGTTTTGTTTGTGATCTTAGAGCGTTTCTTCAAAAAGAAAGTGGCTTAA
- a CDS encoding transporter substrate-binding domain-containing protein, producing the protein MKTNGLFKVWRLFLVLIALVFSACSDSHKEKKDALEVIKQRGVLKVGVFSDKPPFGSVDSKGKYQGYDVVIAKRMALDLLGDENKIEFIPVEASARVEFLKANKVDIIMANFTRTKEREKVVDFAKPYMKVALGVISKDGAIKNIEELKDKELIVNKGTTADFYFTKNYPNIKLLKFEQNTETFLALLNNKAIALAHDNTLLLAWAKQHPEFKLGITSLGDKDVIAPAIKKGNPKLLEWLDNEMDSLISSDFLKEAYKETLKPVYGDGIKPEEIIFE; encoded by the coding sequence ATGAAAACAAACGGGCTTTTTAAGGTATGGAGGCTGTTTTTAGTTTTAATCGCTTTAGTCTTTAGTGCATGTTCTGATAGCCATAAAGAAAAAAAGGACGCTTTGGAAGTCATTAAACAAAGAGGGGTTTTAAAAGTGGGGGTTTTTAGCGATAAGCCTCCTTTTGGCTCTGTGGATTCTAAAGGGAAATATCAAGGCTATGATGTAGTCATTGCTAAACGCATGGCCCTTGATTTATTGGGCGATGAAAATAAGATTGAGTTTATTCCTGTAGAAGCTTCAGCTAGGGTGGAATTTTTAAAAGCCAATAAAGTGGATATTATCATGGCTAATTTCACGCGCACTAAAGAAAGAGAAAAAGTCGTGGATTTTGCTAAGCCGTATATGAAAGTCGCTTTGGGGGTGATTTCTAAAGACGGGGCCATTAAAAATATAGAAGAGTTGAAAGATAAAGAGTTAATTGTGAATAAAGGCACGACAGCGGATTTCTATTTCACTAAAAATTACCCCAATATCAAGCTTTTGAAATTTGAGCAAAACACAGAGACTTTTTTAGCCCTTTTAAACAATAAGGCTATCGCTCTAGCCCATGACAACACTTTATTGCTCGCTTGGGCGAAACAGCACCCTGAGTTTAAATTAGGCATTACAAGCCTTGGCGATAAGGATGTGATCGCTCCAGCGATTAAAAAAGGCAACCCTAAGCTTTTAGAATGGTTGGATAACGAAATGGATTCCCTCATTTCTAGCGACTTCTTAAAAGAAGCTTATAAGGAAACTTTAAAGCCTGTTTATGGCGATGGAATCAAACCGGAAGAAATCATTTTTGAATGA
- a CDS encoding amino acid ABC transporter permease (The N-terminal region of this protein, as described by TIGR01726, is a three transmembrane segment that identifies a subfamily of ABC transporter permease subunits, which specificities that include histidine, arginine, glutamine, glutamate, L-cystine (sic), the opines (in Agrobacterium) octopine and nopaline, etc.), which produces MGVLLELDNLKRLLEGFETTLLIALSSAVISIIVGMLLGSLMAFGSKIVVLACRVYLESIRIIPLLAWLFIVYFGLASLFDLHISAVLASVIVFSLWGGAEMMDLTRGVLTSVSKHQIESALALGMDSKRVVFNIIFPQSFLSLLPSSLNLFTRMIKTTALVSLIGAIDLLKAGQQIIELNLLRMPNASFVVYGVILMFYFSLCYSLSLYSSYLEKKFQYIRG; this is translated from the coding sequence ATGGGAGTTTTACTAGAATTAGACAATCTTAAGCGTTTGTTAGAAGGGTTTGAAACCACTCTTTTGATCGCTCTTAGCTCTGCGGTTATTTCCATCATTGTTGGAATGCTTTTGGGGAGCTTGATGGCGTTTGGTTCTAAAATAGTGGTTTTGGCGTGTCGTGTGTATTTAGAAAGCATCCGCATTATCCCGCTTTTAGCATGGCTTTTTATTGTGTATTTTGGGTTAGCGAGCCTGTTTGATTTGCATATTAGCGCTGTTTTAGCGAGCGTTATTGTTTTTAGCTTGTGGGGTGGCGCTGAAATGATGGATTTAACCAGAGGGGTTTTAACTTCCGTGAGCAAACACCAAATAGAAAGCGCTCTGGCTTTAGGCATGGATTCAAAAAGGGTGGTTTTTAACATTATTTTCCCCCAAAGCTTTTTGTCTTTACTGCCCTCAAGCCTTAATTTATTCACGCGCATGATTAAAACCACGGCTTTAGTCTCTCTCATTGGAGCGATTGATTTGTTAAAAGCGGGCCAGCAAATCATAGAACTTAATCTCTTACGCATGCCCAATGCGAGCTTTGTGGTTTATGGCGTTATCTTAATGTTTTATTTTAGTTTATGCTATAGTTTGAGCCTGTATAGTTCCTATTTAGAAAAAAAATTCCAATACATTAGAGGGTAA